A single genomic interval of Lathyrus oleraceus cultivar Zhongwan6 chromosome 7, CAAS_Psat_ZW6_1.0, whole genome shotgun sequence harbors:
- the LOC127100932 gene encoding uncharacterized protein LOC127100932: MESLPLTTKTSFLTATTHFPWLPSSNRTTTTRTVYLNQRKINKVFASSSHSHDEQKKPKLDNEDLMELKFGRLLGEDPKLTLAKIMGRKTNPDASYLDIEKSFYKRKKGKVVEIEELPFEVERPWAKTSPPKPQLEPVDKNVAMEIKKPSLPPSKLGNVRRSSVPKAILRKPSLFKKEEDGEKDEEEDVSSRLVLKPNLSLSGQVKEKFSDMTLLRKPGLSIGGNRDGGLKMRKEEPGYEVANLTLLEQPHRSGCNKELEKFAEPGDGVGKLTLLEQPHRPSSNKELEKFAETGDEVGTLSLLEQPHRPSSKKEEEKFDQPSDEVANLSLLEQPHRPSGKKEQKKFEDPSDEVAKLSLMEQPHRPSGKKEQEKIEEQSDKITKLSLLEQPHKPSGKKEQEKFEGPSDEVAKLSLMEQPHRPSGKKEQEKIEELSDKITKFSLLEQPHKPSGKIEHEKFEDPSDEDATLNLLEQPQRPSGKKEQEQSEELSNIVKKVILLEQTHRPSDKDEKQFGDARVVVPNDGSEQDEQRQPEVHQEPIDLNQPSDLNSVGSKTELSVEAAIQGKPKRLDQYVKQTSKPAEEKTASLDPGSRGNSEESGNFFDASDIQEGDDADWTRAEDFIKNGDRDDVELISCSAKGFVVSFGTLVGFLPYRNLLSKWKFLAFESWLRQKGLDPSMYKQNLVTVTNNDAENNNLSADPPLHTENDSKFEDKVSPDMKLEDLLRIYDQEKVNFLSSFIGQKTKAYVLLADRKLKKLIFSVKPKENEELTEKKRKLMARLQVGDIVKCRVQKIAYFGVFVEVEGVSALIHQSEISWDATLDPSNYFKIDQVIEAKVHQINSALGRIFLSLKEVTPDPLMESLESVFGDHESFGGRLEAAQTDAEWSEVESLIKELQKIEGVQSVSKGRFFRSPGLAPTFQVYMASIFADQYKLLARSGNRIQEVMVQTVLDKEEMKSAIMTCASRVE; the protein is encoded by the exons ATGGAGTCTCTTCCTCTCACCACTAAAACCTCATTCCTCACCGCCACTACTCACTTTCCATGGCTTCCATCCTCCAAcagaacaacaacaacaagaactGTTTATCTAAATCAAAGAAAAATCAACAAGGTTTTTGCCTCATCATCACACTCACACGATGAACAGAAAAAACCTAAACTCGATAATGAAGACCTCATGGAACTCAAGTTCGGTCGTTTACTTGGCGAGGATCCTAAACTCACTCTTGCCAAG ATTATGGGAAGAAAAACCAACCCTGATGCTTCTTATCTTGATATTGAGAAATCATTTTATAAAAGAAAAAAGGGGAAAGTTGTGGAAATTGAGGAACTTCCATTTGAAGTTGAAAGACCTTGGGCAAAGACTTCACCTCCCAAACCACAACTCGAACCCGTTGATAAGAATGTTGCAATGGAGATTAAGAAACCTAGCTTGCCGCCGAGTAAGTTGGGGAATGTTAGGAGAAGTAGTGTTCCTAAGGCTATTTTGAGAAAACCGTCCTTGTTTAAAAAGGAGGAGGATGGAGAGAAGGATGAAGAGGAAGATGTGTCTTCGAGGTTGGTGTTAAAACCGAATTTGAGTCTGAGTGGACAAGTGAAGGAGAAGTTTAGTGACATGACATTGTTGAGGAAGCCGGGGTTGTCCATTGGTGGGAATAGGGATGGTGGGTTGAAGATGCGGAAAGAAGAGCCGGGTTATGAAGTTGCTAACTTGACGTTGTTGGAACAACCGCATAGATCGGGTTGTAATAAAGAACTAGAGAAATTTGCGGAGCCGGGTGATGGAGTTGGTAAGTTGACGTTGTTGGAACAGCCGCACAGACCAAGTAGTAATAAAGAACTAGAGAAGTTTGCAGAGACAGGTGATGAAGTCGGTACATTGAGCTTGTTGGAACAACCACATAGACCAAGCAGCAAAAAAGAGGAAGAGAAGTTTGACCAGCCAAGTGATGAAGTCGCTAATTTGAGCCTGTTGGAACAGCCGCACAGACCAAGCGGCAAAAAGGAACAAAAGAAGTTTGAAGATCCAAGTGATGAAGTCGCTAAATTGAGTTTGATGGAACAGCCACACAGACCAAGCGGCAAAAAAGAACAAGAGAAGATTGAAGAGCAAAGTGATAAAATCACTAAATTGAGCTTGTTGGAACAGCCACACAAACCAAGCGGCAAAAAAGAACAAGAGAAGTTTGAAGGTCCAAGTGATGAAGTCGCTAAATTGAGTTTGATGGAACAGCCGCACAGACCAAGCGGCAAAAAAGAACAAGAGAAGATTGAAGAGCTAAGTGATAAAATCACTAAATTTAGCTTGTTGGAACAGCCACACAAACCAAGCGGCAAAATAGAACATGAGAAATTTGAAGATCCAAGTGATGAAGACGCTACATTGAACTTGTTGGAACAGCCACAAAGACCAAGCGGCAAAAAAGAACAAGAGCAGTCTGAAGAGCTAAGTAATATAGTCAAGAAGGTGATCTTGTTGGAACAGACACACAGACCGAGTGACAAAGACGAAAAGCAGTTTGGAGATGCGAGAGTCGTAGTCCCAAATGAT GGATCGGAGCAAGATGAGCAGAGACAACCAGAGGTCCATCAGGAGCCGATCGATTTAAATCAACCGTCTGATTTAAATTCCGTTGGTTCTAAGACGGAGTTGTCCGTCGAAGCTGCAATACAAGGAAAGCCAAAAAG ATTAGATCAATATGTGAAACAAACCTCCAAACCTGCTGAAGAAAAAACTGCTTCTCTTGATCCTGGAAGTCGCGGAAACAGCGAAGAATCAGGCAATTTTTTTGATGCGTCAGATATTCAG GAAGGCGATGATGCTGATTGGACCAGGGCAGAAGATTTTATTAAGAATGGAGATAGAGACGATGTGGAACTAATAAGCTGCAGCGCCAAGGGTTTCGTT GTTTCTTTTGGTACCTTGGTTGGATTTCTGCCATACCGTAATCTTTTGTCCAAGTGGAAGTTCTTAGCTTTTGAGTCATGGTTAAGGCAGAAGGGCTTGGATCCATCAATGTACAAGCAAAACTTGGTCACTGTGACAAATAATGATGCTGAAAATAATAATTTGTCAGCTGATCCTCCTTTGCATACGGAGAATGATAGTAAATTTGAAGATAAAGTTTCTCCAGATATGAAATTGGAAGATCTGTTAAGGATTTATGACCAAGAGAAAGTCAATTTCTTATCATCATTTATTGGACAG AAAACCAAAGCATATGTGTTATTGGCAGACAGAAAATTGAAAAAACTCATATTTTCAGTCAAACCAAAAGAGAATGAAGAACTAACTGAGAAAAAGAGAAAGCTTATG GCTAGACTTCAAGTTGGTGATATAGTGAAATGCCGCGTCCAGAAGATAGCTTACTTTGGAGTTTTTGTTGAG GTTGAGGGAGTTTCTGCACTAATTCATCAGTCAGAAATATCTTGGGATGCCACACTGGACCCATCTAATTATTTTAAGATTGATCAG GTTATAGAGGCAAAAGTTCACCAAATAAACTCTGCTCTTGGGCGCATATTTTTATCATTAAAGGAGGTCACG CCTGATCCATTGATGGAATCCTTAGAGTCTGTATTTGGGGATCATGAATCCTTTGGTGGGAGATTGGAAGCAGCTCAAACTGATGCAGAG TGGTCTGAAGTTGAATCTCTTATAAAAGAATTGCAAAAAATTGAGGGAGTCCAGTCTGTTTCAAAAGGCCGTTTTTTCAGGAGCCCTGGTTTAGCTCCCACATTTCAG GTTTATATGGCATCCATCTTTGCGGATCAGTACAAGTTGCTTGCCCGTTCAGGAAACAGAATACAAGAG GTGATGGTTCAAACTGTTTTAGATAAAGAAGAGATGAAGTCAGCTATTATGACATGTGCAAGTAGGGTAGAATAG